Proteins co-encoded in one Opitutus terrae PB90-1 genomic window:
- a CDS encoding MFS transporter — protein MSKFNQINEQIGRYRWTICALVFFATTINYLDRNVLGLLKTTLSEDGVFGADKATQELNYSTVVICFQVAYAIGMLAAGRFIDWIGTKKGYAYSLIGWSLAAIGHAFGHHTWSFGFWRAALGFTEAGNFPAANKTIAEWFPKKERAYATGLYNSGANIGSIVAPLCVPYIADAWGWEWAFILTGAIGLIWIAFWYLTYASPAEKLKSGHLKQAEYDYIHSDRDEQEAQKADTTGARVSGAKLLTFRQTWAFVLGKFLTDPIWWFYLFWLPAFLTGENNRKIGEYLAANPGFTGDHSSIPGVISWPFAVAVVYTVSTVGSIFGGWLPKAFINGGMDANKARKLAMFLFALMPLTVLLASRLGAINTWLAVATIAIACAAHQAWSANIFTTVSDMFPKKAVASVTGLGGMAGAVGGILIARVAGLVLAHFTTLGKVELGYGILFIICGSAYLVAWITMHLLVPRFKQITL, from the coding sequence ATGAGCAAGTTCAATCAAATCAACGAACAGATCGGCCGCTACCGCTGGACGATCTGCGCGCTCGTCTTCTTCGCGACGACGATCAACTACCTCGACCGGAACGTCCTCGGCCTGCTCAAGACGACGCTGTCAGAGGACGGCGTCTTCGGCGCGGATAAGGCCACGCAGGAGCTGAATTACTCGACGGTGGTCATCTGCTTTCAGGTCGCCTACGCGATCGGCATGCTCGCCGCCGGCCGGTTCATCGACTGGATCGGCACGAAGAAAGGCTACGCGTATTCGCTGATCGGCTGGAGCCTCGCGGCCATCGGCCACGCGTTCGGTCACCATACGTGGAGCTTCGGGTTCTGGCGCGCCGCGCTCGGCTTCACCGAAGCCGGCAATTTTCCCGCCGCCAACAAGACGATTGCCGAATGGTTCCCGAAGAAGGAGCGCGCCTACGCCACCGGGCTCTACAACTCCGGCGCGAACATCGGCTCCATCGTCGCACCGCTCTGCGTGCCCTACATCGCGGACGCGTGGGGCTGGGAATGGGCGTTCATCCTCACTGGCGCGATCGGCCTGATCTGGATCGCGTTCTGGTATCTCACCTACGCTTCGCCCGCGGAAAAGTTGAAGAGCGGTCACCTCAAGCAGGCGGAGTATGACTACATCCACAGCGACCGCGACGAGCAGGAAGCGCAGAAGGCCGACACGACCGGCGCGCGCGTTTCCGGCGCGAAGCTGCTCACTTTCCGCCAAACGTGGGCCTTCGTCCTCGGCAAGTTCCTGACCGATCCGATCTGGTGGTTCTACCTGTTCTGGCTGCCCGCATTTCTCACCGGCGAAAACAACCGAAAGATCGGCGAATATCTCGCGGCCAATCCCGGTTTCACCGGCGATCACTCGAGCATCCCCGGCGTCATCAGCTGGCCGTTCGCCGTCGCGGTGGTTTACACCGTATCGACCGTCGGCTCGATCTTCGGCGGCTGGCTGCCGAAGGCGTTCATCAACGGCGGCATGGATGCCAACAAGGCCCGCAAGCTCGCGATGTTCCTGTTCGCGCTGATGCCACTCACCGTGCTGCTCGCCTCCCGGCTCGGCGCGATCAACACCTGGCTCGCCGTCGCGACGATCGCGATTGCCTGCGCCGCGCACCAAGCCTGGTCCGCCAACATCTTCACCACCGTCTCCGACATGTTCCCGAAGAAAGCGGTGGCGTCCGTCACCGGTCTCGGCGGCATGGCCGGCGCCGTCGGCGGCATTCTGATCGCACGCGTCGCCGGGCTTGTGCTGGCGCATTTCACCACCTTGGGCAAAGTCGAGCTCGGTTACGGGATTCTCTTCATCATCTGCGGCTCGGCCTATCTCGTCGCCTGGATCACCATGCACCTGCTCGTGCCGCGGTTTAAGCAGATCACGCTCTGA
- a CDS encoding helix-turn-helix domain-containing protein yields MPWKIKTAEQQRQALAREMTRGTVSVTALCARFGVSRTTAYKWAARYVAQGVNGLVARQPGRPKQVSQALARWHARVLLARQARPSWGAPKLRWWLERTHPGERVPCSRTLHRWLVAAGRVHQRRRKLRAGPGRPATVLAERVNAVWTADFKGDFYTKDGAWILALTVRDLYSRFMLTAHPVPRQSEPVVRRVFARLFRRFGVPQAIRVDRGTPFCGSGPYGLTALSLWWQRLGIEVQFVSRKRRLDNNAHEQMHRMLKAEAATPVSRSYGAQVRRLQRWCGRYNHDRPHEGLAGRTPASLYRPSTRLLPRLVPPQYPLGCVTRRVRPHGYVKLDGSHRHIGRAFVGLTVAFTPYRQLYRVHFDSLLLGTIDPRLTRSGLVPVRRFR; encoded by the coding sequence ATGCCCTGGAAGATCAAAACGGCGGAGCAGCAGCGTCAGGCTCTCGCTCGGGAGATGACGCGAGGCACGGTGTCGGTGACCGCGTTGTGCGCGCGGTTTGGCGTGAGCCGCACGACCGCTTACAAGTGGGCGGCGAGGTATGTGGCTCAGGGGGTAAACGGGCTGGTTGCGCGACAACCGGGCCGCCCCAAACAGGTGAGCCAGGCGTTGGCGCGGTGGCACGCGCGCGTGTTGCTCGCGCGTCAGGCGCGGCCCAGTTGGGGTGCGCCCAAGTTGCGGTGGTGGCTCGAGCGGACGCATCCCGGCGAGCGAGTGCCGTGTAGCCGGACGCTCCACCGGTGGCTGGTAGCCGCCGGTCGCGTGCACCAGCGACGTCGCAAGCTTAGAGCCGGACCGGGGCGGCCCGCCACCGTGCTCGCCGAGCGAGTGAACGCGGTCTGGACCGCGGACTTCAAGGGAGACTTTTACACCAAAGACGGAGCGTGGATCTTGGCTTTAACGGTGCGCGATCTGTACAGCCGCTTCATGCTTACGGCCCATCCCGTGCCCCGGCAGAGCGAGCCGGTGGTCCGCCGCGTGTTCGCGCGGCTGTTCCGCCGCTTCGGCGTGCCGCAGGCGATTCGGGTTGACCGCGGCACGCCGTTTTGCGGCAGCGGGCCGTATGGCCTGACCGCGCTGAGCCTATGGTGGCAGCGGCTGGGCATCGAAGTGCAGTTTGTCAGCCGCAAACGCCGCCTCGACAACAACGCTCACGAGCAGATGCACCGCATGCTCAAGGCCGAGGCCGCCACGCCCGTGTCCCGCTCCTACGGCGCGCAAGTCCGACGCCTGCAGCGCTGGTGCGGCCGGTACAACCACGACCGTCCGCATGAGGGTTTGGCCGGACGCACTCCGGCCAGCCTCTACCGCCCGAGCACCCGGCTGCTGCCCCGACTCGTGCCGCCACAGTACCCGCTCGGCTGCGTCACTCGCCGGGTCAGGCCTCACGGCTACGTGAAGCTGGACGGCAGCCATCGCCACATCGGTCGGGCCTTCGTTGGCCTGACCGTGGCGTTCACCCCTTACCGGCAGCTTTACCGCGTACACTTCGATTCCCTCCTGCTGGGCACGATCGACCCGCGGCTAACCAGATCCGGCCTCGTCCCCGTTCGTAGGTTCAGGTGA
- a CDS encoding pectinesterase family protein: MLASVFTAVGSAKPDAIVAPDGSGQFTSLQDAISAAPMRTDPAAPAWVILVKPGTYRERIYVQRERGNIHVLGEDATTTIVSYDLHANLPGPDGKPIGTFRTPTLQIDGDGMIWENITIANSAGPVGQALALRADGDRLVFRHCRFLGWQDTLLLNRGRHYFVDCTIEGHVDFIFGAATAFFDHCAIRCLRDGYITAASTPKGAAHGFVFADCTITGAEGVKTYLGRPWRDFAQTVFLRTEMSAAVRPEGWHNWNKPHAEQTTFYAEFGSTGPGANPSARVAWAHTLTAEDAADLTPAHVLGGADGWDPVAGAERASVSRESPTTSATTTDAAPPPRRPGITRIVLVGDSTVTDRSGWGRGFKQLLGPGAECINTALGGRSSKSFRGEGHWEPALALRGDYYLIQFGHNDQPGKGPKRETDPDTTFAQNLARYVDEVRAIGAEPVLLTSLTRRNFDPANPGRILSTLTPYANAAKRVAREKAVPLIDLHARSIALCEAWGPERTAALNPRKPNSQDPDTTHLDANGSTIFAQLVVDDLRQAVPALAFILQTAPQPGNRP; this comes from the coding sequence TTGCTCGCTTCCGTTTTCACCGCGGTTGGCTCGGCCAAGCCCGACGCGATCGTCGCCCCCGACGGCTCCGGCCAGTTCACCTCGCTGCAGGACGCGATCAGCGCGGCGCCGATGCGCACTGACCCGGCCGCACCGGCGTGGGTGATTCTGGTCAAGCCCGGCACCTATCGCGAGCGCATCTACGTGCAGCGCGAGCGCGGCAACATCCACGTGCTCGGCGAGGACGCGACGACGACGATCGTGAGCTACGATCTGCACGCCAATCTCCCCGGCCCCGACGGCAAGCCGATCGGCACGTTCCGGACGCCAACGCTCCAGATCGACGGCGATGGCATGATTTGGGAAAACATCACCATCGCGAACTCCGCCGGGCCGGTCGGTCAGGCGCTCGCGCTCCGCGCGGACGGCGATCGACTGGTGTTTCGCCACTGCCGTTTCCTCGGCTGGCAGGACACGCTCTTGCTCAACCGCGGCCGGCATTATTTCGTCGACTGCACCATCGAAGGCCACGTCGATTTCATTTTCGGCGCGGCCACCGCGTTCTTCGATCACTGCGCCATTCGCTGCCTCCGCGACGGCTATATCACCGCCGCGTCGACGCCGAAGGGCGCCGCGCACGGCTTTGTCTTTGCGGACTGCACCATCACCGGCGCTGAAGGGGTGAAGACCTACCTGGGCCGGCCGTGGCGTGATTTTGCCCAAACCGTTTTTCTCCGGACCGAGATGTCGGCCGCGGTCCGCCCGGAGGGCTGGCACAACTGGAACAAGCCCCACGCGGAACAAACCACATTCTATGCCGAGTTCGGCAGCACCGGTCCGGGCGCAAATCCGTCGGCTCGCGTGGCCTGGGCGCACACACTCACCGCCGAGGATGCGGCTGATCTGACGCCGGCGCACGTGCTCGGTGGCGCCGATGGCTGGGATCCGGTTGCCGGAGCGGAACGCGCGAGCGTTTCACGCGAAAGTCCTACGACGTCTGCTACGACGACGGATGCTGCCCCTCCGCCGCGTCGGCCCGGGATCACGCGCATCGTTCTTGTCGGCGATTCCACGGTGACGGATCGCTCCGGCTGGGGCCGCGGGTTCAAGCAGTTGCTCGGGCCCGGCGCCGAATGCATCAACACCGCGCTCGGCGGCCGCAGCTCGAAAAGTTTCCGCGGCGAAGGCCATTGGGAACCCGCGCTCGCGCTGCGCGGCGACTACTACCTCATTCAATTCGGTCACAACGACCAGCCGGGCAAGGGCCCGAAGCGCGAGACCGATCCGGATACGACGTTCGCGCAGAACCTCGCCCGCTATGTTGACGAAGTTCGCGCGATTGGCGCCGAGCCGGTGCTGTTGACTTCGCTCACGCGTCGCAACTTCGATCCGGCGAATCCGGGTCGCATCCTCTCGACGCTCACGCCCTACGCCAACGCCGCGAAACGAGTCGCCCGCGAGAAGGCCGTGCCGTTGATCGACCTGCACGCGCGCAGCATCGCGTTGTGCGAAGCCTGGGGACCGGAACGAACCGCCGCGCTGAATCCCCGCAAACCCAACAGCCAGGATCCCGACACCACTCATTTGGACGCGAATGGCAGCACAATCTTCGCGCAGCTCGTGGTCGATGACCTGCGGCAAGCCGTGCCGGCGCTCGCCTTCATTCTCCAAACCGCGCCGCAGCCCGGAAATCGGCCTTGA
- a CDS encoding MarR family winged helix-turn-helix transcriptional regulator: MPADLDTAANHALHAFVKALKLLDLSEWSAQLAGIGMLDLGILHHAARDPNAILADIRQALGVPNSTLTSAIDRLERKGLLRRTINPRDKRSYGLALTDAGRALDKEHMRVDRAITRAVLAALDSDPERRTLVGLLEKVSRQMARR; this comes from the coding sequence ATGCCTGCCGACCTCGACACCGCGGCCAACCACGCGCTTCACGCCTTCGTGAAGGCGCTCAAACTGCTCGACCTGAGCGAGTGGTCGGCCCAGCTCGCCGGCATCGGCATGCTCGATCTCGGCATCCTGCACCACGCCGCCCGCGACCCAAATGCCATCTTGGCCGACATTCGGCAGGCGTTGGGTGTACCAAACAGCACGCTCACCAGCGCCATCGACCGGCTCGAGCGAAAAGGGCTGTTGCGCCGCACGATCAATCCGCGCGACAAGCGCTCGTACGGACTCGCCCTGACCGACGCCGGCCGGGCGCTTGACAAGGAACACATGCGCGTGGACCGCGCCATTACCCGCGCCGTCCTCGCCGCGCTCGATTCCGACCCGGAGCGGCGAACGCTGGTCGGACTGCTCGAGAAAGTCAGCCGGCAGATGGCCCGCCGCTGA
- a CDS encoding methyltransferase domain-containing protein, producing MTAPSSPAAASADLIPARAFRARASHPAFRAFAAPTGWLGRLAGWIMTRKNLPLNRLAVQTMEARAGEHVLEIGFGPGCALALLSAAVGPDGLVAGVDRSPEMLAAATRRNRPAVHGGRMRLTTGTADQLAWPEASFDRVLSVSNVQFWQPATRSLAEILRVLKPRGRLVIAVHTLREGQRRLTPGLFADELVAVKRWIERNGFVLTGEVVLDQGITGLCLVAQRPA from the coding sequence ATGACTGCACCCTCTTCGCCCGCCGCCGCCTCCGCGGACCTCATTCCTGCCCGGGCCTTTCGCGCCCGCGCCTCGCATCCGGCCTTCCGGGCCTTCGCCGCGCCCACCGGCTGGCTCGGCCGGCTGGCCGGGTGGATCATGACTCGAAAGAACCTCCCGCTGAACCGGCTGGCCGTGCAGACGATGGAGGCGCGCGCCGGCGAGCACGTCCTCGAAATCGGTTTTGGCCCCGGCTGTGCGCTCGCGCTGCTCAGCGCCGCCGTCGGCCCCGACGGATTGGTTGCGGGCGTGGATCGCTCGCCGGAAATGCTCGCTGCCGCCACCCGCCGGAACCGCCCCGCCGTTCACGGCGGTCGGATGCGGCTGACCACCGGCACCGCGGACCAACTGGCTTGGCCTGAAGCGTCGTTCGATCGTGTGCTGTCCGTCAGCAACGTCCAATTCTGGCAGCCGGCCACCCGGTCGTTGGCCGAGATCCTCCGGGTGCTTAAGCCGCGCGGACGACTGGTCATCGCCGTGCATACGCTGCGCGAGGGGCAACGTCGACTGACGCCCGGGTTGTTCGCCGATGAGCTCGTGGCGGTGAAGCGGTGGATTGAACGGAACGGGTTCGTGCTCACCGGCGAGGTTGTCCTCGATCAGGGGATCACCGGCCTTTGTCTGGTTGCCCAACGTCCAGCTTGA
- a CDS encoding MBL fold metallo-hydrolase, whose amino-acid sequence MTTHSRALLIALLPFAALTGTSCAVHQGPRSDHFDGTRFTTGEPTATLADHARWLWEMEPVAWPDWIVDPPQPPPIARTAPGELRFTYINHATILIQIDGINILTDPIWSRRAGPWGLLGASRVRAPGLAFDQLPPIDVVLISHDHYDHLDRPTLRRLVARHRPVIITGLGVGARLADTAPGAVVELDWWQQHALANGGPEIVFLPTRHDSGRGWFDGNCTLWGGFALKSSRGWVLFMGDTGWSRHFPAIATRFAPVRLAILPIGSYEKRWFMQDRHLNPDDAVRAHLLFRAAQSVGIHFGTFCEHPEQAVDAHETDLAQALDRRGVARDRFWVPGFGEGRSIP is encoded by the coding sequence ATGACCACTCACAGCCGGGCGCTCCTGATCGCGTTGCTGCCATTCGCCGCCTTGACTGGTACATCCTGCGCCGTCCATCAGGGCCCGCGCTCGGATCATTTCGATGGTACACGGTTTACCACCGGCGAACCCACGGCAACGCTGGCTGACCATGCGAGATGGCTCTGGGAAATGGAGCCGGTCGCCTGGCCGGACTGGATCGTGGACCCACCGCAGCCACCACCGATCGCACGCACCGCACCGGGCGAGCTGCGCTTCACCTACATCAATCATGCCACCATCCTGATTCAAATCGACGGGATCAACATTCTCACCGATCCGATCTGGTCGCGCCGCGCCGGCCCGTGGGGGCTGCTCGGCGCCTCTCGCGTGCGCGCCCCTGGTCTCGCCTTCGATCAGCTGCCGCCCATCGATGTCGTGCTGATCAGCCACGATCACTACGACCACCTCGACCGTCCGACGCTGCGTCGGCTCGTTGCGCGCCACCGCCCCGTGATTATTACCGGGCTCGGCGTCGGCGCGCGACTCGCGGATACTGCGCCGGGCGCCGTGGTCGAACTCGACTGGTGGCAGCAACACGCCCTGGCCAACGGCGGACCCGAAATCGTTTTCCTGCCCACTCGGCACGATTCCGGCCGCGGCTGGTTCGATGGCAACTGCACGCTGTGGGGTGGATTCGCCCTGAAATCGTCTCGCGGTTGGGTGCTTTTTATGGGCGACACCGGCTGGAGCCGGCACTTTCCGGCCATCGCCACGCGCTTTGCGCCCGTGCGGCTGGCCATCCTGCCGATCGGCAGCTACGAGAAGCGCTGGTTCATGCAGGATCGGCACTTGAACCCCGATGACGCGGTGCGGGCGCACCTGCTGTTCCGCGCCGCGCAGAGCGTGGGCATACACTTCGGCACATTCTGCGAACATCCCGAGCAGGCGGTCGACGCCCACGAAACCGATCTCGCGCAGGCGCTGGATCGGCGGGGTGTGGCCCGCGACCGGTTCTGGGTGCCCGGCTTCGGCGAAGGACGCAGCATCCCTTGA
- a CDS encoding LacI family DNA-binding transcriptional regulator has product MQQPATLEDVAKAAGVHRTTVSLSLRNHPRIPEPTRVRVKAIADRLGYRINPLVSALMQSRRSGKPVKHAALAYVTNYPTRYGWRPEHHDRPDFFPGAVERARDFGYKLEHFWLGEPGMTPRRFCDMLSARGINGLIIGRLPPGQHSLELDWDRFSAVALGMTLRSPILHHITENHFDTVWQAMDRCRERGYKRPGFLFSDVNDSPRVGHRWLGAYLTQQTQFPARDRLPVCPGNPTNEEDFRTWFLRHEPDALLVNNPSLLMRWLSDLNRNVPRDVGVVALEHRRELECTGIYYDPAKIGGLAVEMLVGLMHRNETGVPSVQHEILLTGEWRENCMLPPRTA; this is encoded by the coding sequence GTGCAGCAGCCAGCCACGCTCGAGGACGTTGCCAAGGCCGCGGGAGTACATCGCACCACGGTCTCCCTTTCCCTGCGCAACCACCCCCGCATCCCCGAACCGACGCGCGTGCGCGTGAAGGCCATCGCGGACCGGCTCGGTTATCGGATCAATCCGCTGGTGTCCGCGCTCATGCAGTCGCGCCGCTCCGGCAAGCCGGTGAAGCACGCCGCGCTCGCCTACGTGACGAACTACCCGACCCGCTACGGCTGGCGGCCCGAGCACCATGACCGGCCGGACTTCTTCCCCGGCGCCGTGGAGCGCGCGCGCGATTTCGGCTACAAGCTCGAGCACTTCTGGTTGGGCGAGCCAGGCATGACGCCGCGGCGGTTTTGCGACATGCTTTCCGCGCGCGGGATCAATGGCCTCATCATCGGTCGGCTGCCGCCAGGCCAGCACTCGCTCGAACTCGACTGGGACCGTTTCTCCGCGGTGGCACTCGGCATGACGCTCCGCTCGCCGATTCTCCATCACATCACCGAGAATCATTTCGACACCGTGTGGCAGGCGATGGACCGCTGCCGTGAGCGCGGCTACAAACGCCCCGGCTTCCTGTTCTCCGATGTCAACGACAGCCCGCGCGTCGGCCATCGCTGGCTCGGCGCCTATCTCACGCAGCAGACCCAGTTCCCCGCGCGCGACCGGCTGCCGGTTTGTCCGGGCAATCCCACCAACGAAGAGGATTTCCGCACGTGGTTTCTGCGCCACGAACCCGACGCGCTGCTGGTCAACAATCCCAGCCTGTTGATGCGCTGGCTGAGCGACCTCAATCGCAACGTGCCGCGCGACGTCGGGGTGGTCGCGCTCGAACATCGCCGTGAACTGGAGTGCACCGGCATCTACTACGATCCCGCGAAGATCGGCGGCCTTGCGGTCGAGATGCTCGTCGGCCTGATGCACCGCAACGAAACCGGGGTGCCGTCGGTGCAGCACGAGATTCTGCTCACCGGCGAATGGCGGGAAAACTGCATGCTTCCGCCGCGCACCGCCTGA
- a CDS encoding TonB-denpendent receptor, with protein MTPQQPPPTLPRFLLAPACLFGLTAVGLAQQSAPASASATAPRDEEVVVLSPFEVVSDTRGYYSANTMSGTRFNTKIDDLASSITIMTKEQMNDFAMTDINDVFLYVAGTEGTGTYTDYVLDRNGSIADNVQNNPTQANRVRGLAPANVSLGNIETMGRVPIDAVGIDSIEVSRGPNANVFGLGNPSGTVNQVPSAANLQRDDARIVLRADSYDGYRNSVDVNKVIIKDKLAVRFQQVFQHEAFQRKPSGVDTERYNGMIKYQPFKNTTLSGSYFYYHAYGNRPNSMPPRDNISYWIQSGRPTWDPVTRVIHVNGQTIGPVTANTFPSSFNGQTIDYFSASYLGFDSSQLFIDQNGIGYWAAPSSVTGTTPATAAPGNLRYLQTTGAPDARGTGVRSNAQPLFLTTPTVSDQSIYDWENINISAINRFWDKTETFNVQLDQLFFRNAFHTLAFQGNFFREDSERWTRNYIGISNDLGQSGQLSIDPNERRLDGTPNPYFLRPYIGTARPRMQYDPARWDTTRGQLAYLIDFTQRNDGWRHLGSHQLTGYSEYKYRVNRRYSWRDVITSNHSWIPAGVYRGNQSTVSGPGQPPANINVTKSFYRYYVGDTEGANVDYAPSDFQYGAYDYVWGNAATGAFNREQVSLGLGAVTDSTGGTNNTKVTIRTLGGVMQSHFLGDRLVTTLGAREDKVYTMFGHTAVRLHNDGLTHDKTTTDRWSGDELFNSGRTTNVQAIVRPFRDLGFVRDLRNQSSFAADLINNLTLGYNKSDSFLPATPAQDLYHNRLPNPTGEDESYTLALNLFDNKLVVRATRYENTQKDARNSDASVFNQRVTRLDMSPSGQTPNPARLLFQADAWVRWQSPTLNDDQVRAKVTEVTGISPETEAFLFDPGVPFAATADIVAKGTEIEINYNPTNYWTVSGSITDSEVTNRNVSATIQRWIDERMPVWTTVKDPRIGVPVAQGGLDPTPGNTDGLWWKQLYQGASGSQTPEFNFIAFVGAPYSAFRENEGKANPQTRRYNARFSTKLDLAGITDQRHLKKFSIGGAIRLESKAIIGYYGVQQLPATITQLDTNRPIYDGAHHYLDAFITYRTKLWGDKVSAQFQLNARNLTESGGLRPVGAFPDGRIHTYRIIDPRIFILTASFDL; from the coding sequence ATGACACCCCAACAACCACCACCCACCCTGCCTCGATTCCTGCTCGCCCCCGCTTGTTTGTTCGGCCTGACCGCCGTCGGCCTGGCGCAGCAGTCCGCCCCCGCCTCCGCCTCCGCCACCGCGCCACGCGACGAAGAGGTCGTCGTGCTGTCGCCGTTCGAAGTCGTTTCCGACACGCGCGGCTACTACAGCGCGAACACGATGTCCGGCACCCGCTTCAACACCAAGATCGATGATCTCGCCTCCTCGATCACGATCATGACGAAGGAGCAGATGAACGACTTCGCAATGACCGACATCAACGACGTCTTCCTCTACGTCGCGGGCACCGAAGGCACGGGCACCTACACCGACTACGTCCTCGACCGCAACGGCAGCATCGCGGACAACGTCCAGAACAACCCGACCCAGGCCAATCGCGTGCGCGGTCTCGCGCCGGCCAACGTCTCGCTCGGCAACATCGAAACGATGGGCCGCGTGCCGATCGACGCGGTCGGCATCGACTCCATCGAGGTGAGTCGCGGGCCCAACGCCAACGTGTTCGGCCTCGGCAATCCGTCCGGCACCGTGAACCAGGTGCCCTCCGCCGCCAACCTGCAGCGCGACGACGCTCGCATCGTGCTGCGCGCCGATAGCTACGACGGCTACCGCAACAGCGTCGATGTCAACAAAGTCATCATCAAGGACAAGCTGGCCGTCCGATTCCAGCAGGTGTTCCAACACGAGGCGTTTCAACGCAAGCCGTCGGGGGTGGATACCGAGCGCTACAACGGCATGATCAAATACCAGCCGTTCAAGAACACGACGTTGAGCGGCTCGTACTTCTACTATCACGCCTACGGCAACCGGCCGAACTCGATGCCGCCGCGCGACAACATCTCCTACTGGATCCAGAGCGGCCGGCCAACCTGGGATCCGGTCACCCGCGTGATCCACGTCAACGGCCAGACGATCGGGCCAGTCACCGCGAACACGTTCCCCTCGAGCTTCAACGGCCAGACTATCGATTACTTCAGCGCGAGCTACCTGGGCTTCGATTCCAGCCAGCTGTTCATCGATCAGAATGGGATCGGCTACTGGGCCGCGCCATCGAGCGTGACGGGCACGACGCCGGCCACGGCCGCGCCCGGCAACCTCCGTTATCTGCAGACCACCGGCGCACCCGACGCACGCGGCACCGGCGTCCGCTCCAACGCCCAGCCACTGTTCCTCACCACACCCACCGTGAGCGACCAGTCCATCTACGACTGGGAGAACATCAACATCTCCGCCATCAATCGATTCTGGGACAAGACGGAGACGTTCAACGTCCAGCTCGACCAGCTGTTTTTCCGGAATGCGTTTCACACGCTCGCGTTCCAGGGGAATTTCTTCCGCGAGGACTCGGAGCGCTGGACGCGCAACTACATCGGCATCTCGAACGATCTCGGCCAGTCTGGCCAGCTCTCGATCGACCCGAACGAGCGACGGCTCGACGGCACGCCCAATCCCTACTTCCTGCGACCCTACATCGGCACCGCCCGGCCGCGCATGCAATACGACCCGGCGCGCTGGGACACGACGCGTGGACAACTGGCGTATCTCATCGACTTCACGCAGCGCAACGACGGCTGGCGGCACCTCGGATCCCATCAGCTCACCGGCTACAGCGAGTACAAGTATCGCGTGAACCGCCGGTACTCGTGGCGCGACGTGATCACGTCCAACCATTCTTGGATTCCCGCCGGCGTTTATCGTGGCAATCAGTCCACTGTCAGCGGTCCGGGTCAGCCGCCCGCGAACATCAACGTGACGAAGAGTTTTTACCGCTACTATGTCGGCGACACCGAGGGCGCGAATGTGGACTACGCGCCGTCGGATTTCCAGTATGGCGCCTACGACTACGTCTGGGGCAACGCGGCCACCGGCGCGTTCAATCGTGAGCAGGTCAGCCTGGGCCTCGGCGCCGTCACCGACTCGACCGGCGGCACCAACAACACCAAGGTCACGATCCGCACCTTGGGCGGCGTCATGCAGAGCCACTTCCTCGGCGACCGGCTCGTCACGACGTTGGGCGCGCGCGAGGACAAGGTCTACACGATGTTCGGCCACACGGCCGTGCGGCTTCACAACGACGGGCTGACCCACGACAAAACCACCACCGACCGCTGGTCCGGCGACGAGTTGTTCAACTCCGGCCGGACCACGAACGTGCAGGCGATCGTGCGGCCCTTCCGCGATCTCGGCTTCGTGCGCGACCTGCGGAATCAAAGCAGCTTCGCCGCCGATCTGATCAACAACCTCACGCTCGGCTACAACAAGTCCGACAGCTTCCTGCCCGCCACGCCGGCGCAGGACCTCTACCACAACCGGCTGCCGAACCCGACGGGCGAGGACGAGAGCTACACGCTCGCGCTAAACCTGTTCGACAACAAGCTCGTCGTTCGCGCCACGCGCTACGAGAACACCCAGAAGGACGCCCGCAACAGCGACGCCAGCGTCTTCAATCAGCGTGTGACCCGCCTCGACATGTCGCCGTCGGGCCAGACGCCGAATCCCGCGCGCCTGCTGTTCCAAGCCGACGCGTGGGTGCGGTGGCAAAGCCCCACGCTCAATGACGATCAGGTTCGCGCGAAGGTGACCGAAGTCACGGGCATCTCCCCCGAGACCGAAGCGTTCCTCTTCGATCCCGGCGTGCCGTTCGCCGCCACGGCCGACATCGTCGCCAAGGGCACCGAGATCGAGATCAACTACAATCCAACCAACTACTGGACCGTCTCCGGTTCGATCACCGATTCGGAGGTCACGAACCGCAACGTATCCGCCACGATCCAACGCTGGATCGATGAGCGCATGCCGGTCTGGACCACGGTGAAGGATCCGCGCATCGGCGTGCCCGTGGCGCAAGGCGGCCTCGATCCGACGCCAGGCAACACCGACGGACTGTGGTGGAAACAACTCTACCAGGGCGCGAGCGGCAGCCAGACGCCGGAGTTCAACTTCATCGCGTTCGTCGGTGCACCTTACAGCGCCTTCCGCGAAAACGAAGGCAAGGCGAACCCGCAGACCCGCCGCTACAATGCCCGGTTCAGCACCAAGCTCGATCTCGCCGGCATCACCGATCAACGGCACCTGAAGAAATTCTCCATCGGCGGCGCGATCCGCTTGGAGAGCAAGGCCATCATCGGCTACTACGGTGTTCAGCAGTTGCCCGCGACCATCACCCAACTCGACACCAACCGTCCGATCTACGATGGCGCCCATCACTACCTCGATGCGTTCATCACGTATCGCACCAAGCTGTGGGGCGACAAGGTGAGCGCGCAGTTCCAGCTCAACGCGCGCAACCTGACGGAGAGCGGCGGGCTGCGGCCGGTCGGTGCGTTCCCCGACGGCCGGATTCACACCTACCGCATCATCGATCCGCGGATCTTCATCCTGACCGCGAGCTTCGATCTGTAG